The segment CGCGGGTTCCGAGGGCCCCTTTTCTTCCGCGTCTGCTGCCGCGCGGCCTTCGGCGCGTGCCACGGGCCGGCCAACCCCACGAGCGGCAGGAAGGCCGGCGCGAGAAAGCCGCGGGGCTCTCGACCGGCTTCCTCGGGCGGGCCCGATGACGGGAGAGGAAGACGAGAGCCGAGCGCGAAAGCGCAGCCGAGGGAGTGCGGGACTGGGACGGCCGAGGGGGGCCCGCGGGGGCCCGACAGCAGCGTCCAGCCCGAGCCGGTGGCGGCTGCCGGCTCCCTGAGGGCCCCGGGCGAAGGCGATGGTGTGCGagggcggcgaggcggcggcgtctCGTCCTTTCGGTGGGCCGGCCTTAAGCCGGCGCCCGtcgtccggcggcggcggcgggcattGTTGCGGGCGGTTGGCGGCCGGGGCTCGAAGGGCCGAGCCCGCGCGGGCTTTTTCCCCGGCCGCCTCCCGAGAGCCCCGAAGATGGCCCGGGCCTGGGTGGCGGCGCCCTGTCCTCGGCTGCCGGGCGGCAGCGGTGCCGGCGGCGTGCCGGGGACTGGCGGTGGGCGTGCGGCCTCGCCTGGGCCCGGCCGGTTGCCGGAGGGGCTCGGTGACGGGACCGCCCGATGGTCGGGCGAGGCGGCGCCCTCGGCGCGCCTCGGCTCTTTTGTTCGTTCCCCCTTCCTCGGCCCTAAGCCGGGGACCCGCCCAGCGGGCcgaaggcggcggcgccggccggccaggctgtggccggcggccgcgccggcagACCGAGAACCCGACAGAGTcgccggggagccctggggacgcACGATGGCCGTtggcgggcgaggcggcggcgcctcgcccctccctcctcttaggCCGGCGCGAGAGCcacggcggccgggcggcccgTGCGGTCGGGCCTGCCCCGCCGGCCTGGCTGCCGGAGGGCTGGGTTCCGCGAAGGTCTGTCGGCCGGGGGCCGGGTTGCGGGCGAAGTGGGGCGCCCTCCCGGCcttttttttccgttttttttgatttttgctccGGCGGCCTTAAGCCGCAGCACGCCGAGCgcgccagggaagagaaagtgcgTGAGAGCGCGAGAGCGGCCCGGCAGCGGCCGGCCGCCGCCGAGGCGcgagcccgtgggcagcgaGAGGGAATCGGGGAGCGAGgggcgcgggccccgccccgagccccgggcgGCCGTGGCTAGCACGGCGAGCGAGAGGCGCGCGTGCTTTTTTCtcgggggctttttgtttttctccccgtcGCCGTCCCCCGGCCTTTCTGGGGGAAGCCGACGGCCGCGAGGCGGGCGAAAGCCGGTGGCCCCGCGGCACGTTCGGTGGCGCTTTCGCACGCTGGAGGTGTGCCGCTCTGCGGGGGGCGGCcgtgggcccggcggggccggaagCGTGGGTTGTCCGGAGCCGGGCGTCCGGCGGCACCCGCCTCCTGCCGGGCCGGGAGAGAGCCGTGGAGAGTAGCGTGCGGGCCGCCGGCGTCGGCGGCCTGGGGCACGTGCCGTCCTCCGCGTAGTGGCAGGCTGAGCGAGAGTGGCCGTGGGGCCGTTCCCCGAGTGACGATGGATGAGGCTTTTCGGGAGGCGTGGGAGAGGGCCCCCGGCGGGCCGGCGCTCCTCCGTGGCCGGCCGAGAGGCGCGGCGGAGGCCGGTGTTCGGGCCGGGCGGTCTCCTCTGCCCGTGGGCTTCCCGTGGCAGGCGAGGTGTCGCCCCTCCCGCCGGGGAGGGGCTTCTTCACCGTACCGAGCTGTGTGAcggccgcgcggccccgcgagcttttcaggtgtccttgggtaAAAACAGGCGAGGTGCCGGTGCCGGCCTGGGTCCGGGTGGCGCCCGTGGGTGCCGGCCGCGcgcagcgccgggcggcggtgcggccggagccgcgacggcgagccagagagaggcgagagagaaaagggaggaaagaaaaaggctcggggggaagcgccccccgcccgcaggtAGCGCCGGAGAGCGCAGCGggtcgccgcgccgccgcccgctgccGAGCGAGCCGCCCCGGCCGAAGGGGCCTCGGGGACCGGGCCGCGCCCGCCTCGTCGGGTCGCCGTCTCCTCTAGCACGTCCGGTGGTGCCGCGCGGCCGAgccgccggccggccggccgggccgGCTTCGGGGGCGGGTCAGCCCCAGCcgagccgcggccggcggcgtggcgcgcgcgcggccgcgcgagGGAAAGGAAGGCGAGCCCGCGGGAGGCCGCCTGACGCGAAAGCTGCGCAGCGGTCCCGGCTCCTtgcccgcggcggcgcgggaagGGCCGGCCGCCGGGGTCGGCCGTCGCCGCGCGCGGTtcccgccgcgcgcgcgcggcgccttcCCCGCCCAGGCGCCGCCCAgtcggccgggccgcggggcccggcgggggccgccgccgtcgtcggggcggcggcgggcggcgccgctcgGGTGGCGGCTACCTGGTTGATCCTGCCAGTAGCATATGCTTGTCTCAAAGCTTAAGCCATGCATGTCTAAGTACACACGGGCGGTACAGTGAAACTGCGAATGGCTCATTAAATCAGTTATGGTTCCTTTGGTCGCTCCTCTCCCGCTCCTTGGATAACTGTGGTAATTCTAGAGCTAATACATGCCGACGAGCGCCGACCTCCGGGGACGCGTGCATTTAtcagaccaaaaccaacccgGGCCCGCCCGGCAGCTTTGGTGACTCTAGATAACCTCGAGCCGATCGCACGCCCCCGCGGCGGCGACGACCCATTCGAATGTCTGCCCTATCAACTTTCGATGGTACTGTCTGTGCCTACCATGGTGACCACGGGTGACGGGGAATCAGGGTTCGATTCCGGAGAGGGAGCCTGAGAAACGGCTACCACAtccaaggaaggcagcaggcgcGCAAATTACCCACTCCCGACCCGGGGAGGTAGTGacgaaaaataacaatacaggaCTCTTTCGAGGCCCTGTAATTGGAATGAGCGCACTTTAAATCCTTGAGCGAGGATCCATTGGAGGGCAAGTCTGGTGCCAGCAGCCGCGGTAATTCCAGCTCCAATAGCGTATCTTAAagttgctgcagttaaaaagctCGTAGTTGGATCTTGGGATCGAGCTGGCGGTCCGCCGCGAGGCGAGCCaccgcctgtcccagcccctgcctctcgGCGCCCCCTCGATGCTCTTAGCTGAGTGTCCCGCGGGGCCCGAAGCgtttactttgagaaaattagaGTGTTCAAAGCAGGCCGGCCGCCGGCATACTGCAGCTAGGAATAATGGAATAGGACTCCGGttctattttgttggttttcggAAACGGGGCCATGATTAAGAGGGACGGCCGGGGGCATTCGTATTGTGCCGCTAGAGGTGAAATTCTTGGACCGGCGCAAGACGGCCTAGAGCGAAAGCATTTgccaagaatgttttcattaatcaagAACGAAAGTCGGAGGTTCGAAGACGATCAGATACCGTCGTAGTTCCGACCATAAACGATGCCGACTGGCGATCCGGCGGCGTTATTCCCATGACCCGCCGGGCAGCTCCCGGGAAACCCAAGTCTTTGGGTTCCGGGGGGAGTATGGTTGCAAAGCTGAAACTTAAAGGAATTGACGGAAGGGCACCACCAGGAGTGGAGCCTGCGGCTTAATTTGACTCAACACGGGAAACCTCACCCGGCCCGGACACGGACAGGATTGACAGATTGAGAGCTCTTTCTCGATTCCGTGGGTGGTGGTGCATGGCCGTTCTTAGTTGGTGGAGCGATTTGTCTGGTTAATTCCGATAACGAACGAGACTCTGGCATGCTAACTAGTTACGCGACCCCCGAGCGGTCGGCGTCCAACTTCTTAGAGGGACAAGTGGCGTTCAGCCACCCGAGATTGAGCAATAACAGGTCTGTGATGCCCTTAGATGTCCGGGGCCGCACGCGCGCTACACTGACTGGCTCAGCTTGTGCCTACCCTCCGCCGGCAGGCGCGGGTAACCCGTTGAACCCCATTCGTGATGGGGATCGGGGATTGCAATTCTTCCCCGTGAACGAGGAATTCCCAGTAAGTGCGGGTCATAAGCTCGCGTTGATTAAGTCCCTGCCCTTTGTACACACCGCCCGTCGCTACTACCGATTGGATGGTTTAGTGAGGTCCTCGGATCGGCCCCGGCGGGGTCGGCCACGGCCCTGGCGGAGCGTCGAGAAGACGGTCGAACTTGACTATCTAGAGGAAGTAAAAGTCGTAACAAGGTTTCCGTAGGTGAACCTGCGGAAGGATCATTACCGGGGGGCCGCCAGGCCGGCGTCGgcgcgcgccgcgccgcgcccggtCGCGCCCGCTGTGACTCGAACGCtcggtccccgccgccgccgcggcggcgcggggccacgCCGCTTCCCGTCGTGGAGCCGTGCGCCGCGCCCCGGCaggcgagagagaaaagagcgGGGCGGCCGAGGCGCGCGGCCCGCGTGGGGGGagaggcggccgcggccggcggcgagcGCCGCGCGCCCgtccccgcgcgcgcgggcggggccctccccgctttgACCGCGCGTCGCGGCCGGGCGGCCGAAGGTCGGCAGCTGCGCGCTCGCCGCCCCGGAGGCCGGCCCTCCCCTCCGCGCCGGTCCGTCGCCGGTCCGTCCCCCGCCGGAGAGCGGGgcgcggccggccggccggagcCCTCgtccccgccggcagcggcgagcccgggcgggcggcgccgccgaacgccgtccgcgccgggccgccgggccgcgccgcggctcCGAGTTGGCCCGAGCCCGCGGCCCTCTCctccgcgccggcccgccggctgcgggcggccagggtccccggcggggccgccgccggaaGGCGCGCCGCGCGCCCCTCTTTTTCTCGTCTTTCGTCGCTCGGCGGCCggcggcccgccgccgccgccgcgccccgcccgtcgGCGCCTCGGTCGCTTCCCCGTCCTtcccccccgcgcgcgcgggcgagcgggcgggggggggggctcggaagcggcgagcgcgggcggcccccggggcGCGCGCGGAGCGAGCGGCGCCGTCGGCGCCCGGCGAGCGACGGCCGAAAGCGAGAAAGCGAAGGGGGGGGCGCGAGGGCGCCTTCCGGGGAGGCGGCTCCTCCGACCCTCCGCCCGCAGCGGGCCCACAGGGGCGGCGCGGCAGGGCgagggcccgggcggggcgttCCGGGCCGCGCGCGGGGCGAGCTCCGTTGGCCGGTCGGCCGTCCCCGCGCCGGCGGGGCGGTCCGAGCCGCAGGCGTCCtctcgggggcggtgccgggctacTGAGGGAAACCCCGGTCCCCGAGCCAGGAGGCGGCGGTGGTGGTGGCGGACGTCGGgcgcgcccccgcgggcggacgctcccccgagggcggcagcgggggaggcACCCCCGCGGGGCCATGCAGGTCGTTTCCCTCGCCCCAGGGCCAGGTACCTAGCGCTCGGCGCCCGGGCGGCCGGCGaggcccccccgccgggggtcgagagccgccgccgggagagccgGGCGGAGGTTTAAAGACTCGGGCGGCCGGacgccggcggccgggcggtggcggccgggcggcggcgcggtgcCACTGAGGGGTGGGGAGCCTACTCCCGCCGATCCCCTGCGGTGGTGGCCGCGTCCGCCGGCCGCGctcgtccccgcccgccg is part of the Pseudopipra pipra isolate bDixPip1 unplaced genomic scaffold, bDixPip1.hap1 HAP1_SCAFFOLD_49, whole genome shotgun sequence genome and harbors:
- the LOC135408472 gene encoding collagen alpha-1(I) chain-like gives rise to the protein MGITPPDRQSASFMVGTTTAASRGLAFLSLARPRARHAAGRGSAGADPPPKPARPAGRRLGRAAPPDVLEETATRRGGRGPVPEAPSAGAARSAAGGGAATRCALRRYLRAGGASPRAFFFPPFSLSPLSGSPSRLRPHRRPALRAAGTHGRHPDPGRHRHLACFYPRTPEKLAGPRGRHTARYGEEAPPRREGRHLACHGKPTGRGDRPARTPASAAPLGRPRRSAGPPGALSHASRKASSIVTRGTAPRPLSLSLPLRGGRHVPQAADAGGPHATLHGSLPARQEAGAAGRPAPDNPRFRPRRAHGRPPQSGTPPACESATERAAGPPAFARLAAVGFPQKGRGTPRPPGARGGARAPRSPIPSRCPRARASAAAGRCRAALALSRTFSSLARSACCGLRPPEQKSKKTEKKGREGAPLRPQPGPRPTDLRGTQPSGSQAGGAGPTARAARPPWLSRRPKRREGRGAAASPANGHRASPGLPGDSVGFSVCRRGRRPQPGRPAPPPSARWAGPRLRAEEGGTNKRAEARRGRRLARPSGGPVTEPLRQPAGPRRGRTPTASPRHAAGTAAARQPRTGRRHPGPGHLRGSREAAGEKARAGSALRAPAANRPQQCPPPPPDDGRRLKAGPPKGRDAAASPPSHTIAFARGPQGAGSRHRLGLDAAVGPPRAPLGRPSPALPRLRFRARLSSSSPVIGPARGSRSRAPRLSRAGLPAARGVGRPVARAEGRAAADAEEKGPSEPALLDNPCPQYGQTRPGAAAPPKRLEAPQRGGAREQAASRLDLTGGGARQRPLGRLPGPAATTGLPRKCRQAPKSRRSRVDLVALRRDAAGAQAAGGGRGGRIGRLRNRVDLMLASPGTG